The Halosimplex litoreum genome has a window encoding:
- a CDS encoding glycosyltransferase family 39 protein, with protein MVLRRSSVRDVLAEPLPDEASTRDAALIFLIALALRGWVWARIGTHVVRDATRYVAWCNDFSAGTLFGTRALAYSGYWLPYCGWLRATGEWVHGWVGVQVVLSALACVLVYATGRHLAGRSAGIVAGVALALQWEVYRWVVRPQSEFMLTFALALALWRLAHYHTTPTTRNRLLALGSLGFVALVRPNGLPIVGAYLLYDLLPATSDRRLDLGFPAKVNLGIVGVLAAAIAYRLQFGWAKGSMLYHWREGIIVTPERVVYGYDPAAASGVLDFFVANAEHVVAIAVLRGLWFFSPVMPGWSSGHTVRAVTTLTPLLVLAALGIRAAIRREEWDLLALWATPLAAVVVTAMGIWVAGWRNFLGPAVVVYSLFAGYYVSLSEWPRRVRALSPV; from the coding sequence ATGGTCCTCCGCCGCTCCAGCGTCCGCGACGTCCTCGCCGAGCCCCTCCCCGACGAGGCGAGTACGCGCGACGCCGCGCTGATCTTCCTGATCGCACTCGCCCTCCGGGGCTGGGTGTGGGCTCGCATCGGAACCCACGTCGTCCGCGACGCGACCCGCTACGTGGCGTGGTGCAACGACTTTTCCGCCGGGACCCTGTTCGGGACCCGGGCGCTCGCGTACTCCGGCTACTGGCTGCCCTACTGCGGCTGGCTGCGAGCGACCGGCGAGTGGGTCCACGGCTGGGTCGGCGTCCAGGTCGTGCTCTCGGCGCTCGCCTGCGTCCTCGTCTACGCCACCGGTCGCCACCTGGCCGGTCGGTCGGCGGGCATCGTCGCCGGCGTCGCGCTCGCCCTCCAGTGGGAGGTGTACCGGTGGGTCGTCCGTCCGCAGTCGGAGTTCATGCTCACGTTCGCGCTCGCCCTCGCACTGTGGCGCCTGGCGCACTACCACACGACGCCGACGACCCGCAACCGCCTGCTCGCGCTCGGATCGCTTGGCTTCGTCGCGCTGGTCCGACCGAACGGCCTGCCCATCGTCGGCGCGTACCTGCTCTACGACCTGCTGCCGGCGACCAGCGACCGCCGGCTGGATCTCGGGTTCCCGGCGAAGGTCAACCTCGGCATCGTCGGCGTCCTCGCCGCGGCCATCGCCTATCGCCTGCAGTTCGGCTGGGCGAAGGGGTCGATGCTGTACCACTGGCGCGAGGGGATAATCGTCACGCCGGAGCGAGTCGTCTACGGCTACGACCCCGCCGCGGCCAGCGGCGTCCTCGACTTCTTCGTCGCCAACGCCGAACACGTCGTCGCTATCGCCGTCCTGCGCGGGCTGTGGTTCTTCTCGCCGGTGATGCCCGGCTGGTCGTCGGGTCACACGGTCCGGGCCGTCACGACGCTCACGCCCCTGCTGGTCCTCGCCGCCCTGGGGATCCGGGCGGCGATACGGCGCGAGGAGTGGGACCTGCTCGCGCTGTGGGCGACGCCGCTGGCCGCGGTCGTCGTCACCGCGATGGGCATCTGGGTGGCCGGCTGGCGGAACTTCCTGGGCCCCGCCGTCGTCGTGTACTCGCTGTTCGCCGGCTACTACGTCTCGCTGAGCGAGTGGCCGCGGCGGGTCCGCGCGCTGAGTCCGGTGTAA
- the psmA gene encoding archaeal proteasome endopeptidase complex subunit alpha, with translation MQDQNQQAYDRGTSIFSPDGRLYQVEYAREAIKRGTASVGVRTADGVVLAADRQVRSPLVEEESIEKLHRIDDHIAVASAGHVADARQLVDFAREQAQVNKLRYDEPIGVESLAKEVTDYIQRYTQSGGVRPFGVALAIGGVDPDGTPKLFETDPSGTPYEWKATAIGGNREALQSFLEDEYRPEMDLDSGVALALETIAQGEDDEAVDPQAAEVTVIDTETHRVRSLDPDEIASHLDELDGGETDE, from the coding sequence ATGCAGGATCAGAACCAGCAGGCGTACGACCGCGGGACGTCGATCTTCTCGCCGGACGGACGCCTCTATCAGGTCGAGTACGCCCGGGAAGCGATCAAGCGCGGCACCGCCAGTGTCGGCGTTCGCACCGCCGACGGCGTGGTACTCGCGGCGGACCGACAGGTACGCTCGCCGCTCGTCGAGGAGGAGAGCATCGAGAAACTCCACCGCATCGACGACCACATCGCGGTCGCGAGCGCGGGCCACGTCGCCGACGCGCGCCAGCTCGTCGACTTCGCACGCGAGCAGGCGCAGGTCAACAAGCTGCGCTACGACGAGCCGATCGGCGTCGAGTCGCTGGCCAAGGAGGTCACCGACTACATCCAGCGCTACACCCAGAGCGGCGGCGTCCGCCCGTTCGGCGTGGCGCTGGCCATCGGCGGCGTCGACCCCGACGGGACGCCGAAGCTCTTCGAGACGGACCCTTCGGGGACCCCCTACGAGTGGAAGGCGACCGCCATCGGCGGGAACCGCGAGGCGCTCCAGAGCTTCCTCGAAGACGAGTACCGACCGGAGATGGACCTCGATTCGGGGGTCGCCCTCGCGCTGGAGACCATCGCACAGGGCGAGGACGACGAGGCGGTCGACCCCCAGGCCGCCGAAGTGACCGTGATCGACACCGAGACCCACCGGGTCCGCTCGCTCGACCCCGATGAGATCGCGAGCCACCTCGACGAACTCGACGGCGGTGAGACCGATGAGTAG
- a CDS encoding DUF5518 domain-containing protein, producing MVKWMAVAYGIVGSLVIGLLGGLGLPFTDATLPTVGAGLTGLIAGAIAGYAAREGLGSGALHGFLATTIGGIIVALVLLFAGTLVAGIFGFSAGVVALIWVAATGIPGAVGGAIGGAVAPEAEAAGQPVA from the coding sequence ATGGTAAAGTGGATGGCCGTCGCGTACGGAATCGTCGGATCGCTCGTAATCGGGCTCCTCGGCGGGCTGGGCCTCCCGTTCACCGACGCGACGCTCCCGACGGTCGGAGCGGGGTTGACCGGCCTCATCGCGGGCGCGATAGCCGGATACGCCGCCCGGGAAGGACTGGGTAGCGGCGCGCTCCACGGGTTCCTGGCGACGACGATCGGGGGCATCATCGTCGCGCTGGTCCTGCTGTTCGCCGGGACCCTCGTGGCCGGTATCTTCGGGTTCAGCGCCGGTGTCGTCGCGCTGATCTGGGTCGCCGCGACCGGGATCCCCGGTGCGGTCGGTGGCGCGATCGGCGGCGCCGTCGCACCCGAAGCCGAAGCCGCCGGCCAGCCCGTCGCCTGA
- a CDS encoding MarR family transcriptional regulator, whose translation MSTTIDEPAAEEALGEAEFRERLRELPPSAKLVAKVLETDAPLSQGQLAEESLLPDRTVRYALNRLEESGLVGSRYSFHDARKQVYFLNS comes from the coding sequence ATGAGCACGACGATAGACGAGCCGGCGGCGGAGGAGGCACTGGGTGAAGCGGAGTTCCGCGAGCGGCTCCGCGAGCTCCCTCCGAGCGCGAAACTGGTCGCGAAAGTACTGGAGACGGACGCCCCGCTCTCGCAGGGCCAGCTGGCCGAGGAGTCGCTGTTGCCCGACCGAACCGTCCGCTACGCCCTCAACCGCCTCGAAGAGTCCGGCCTCGTGGGTTCGCGCTACAGCTTCCACGACGCCAGAAAACAGGTCTACTTCCTCAACAGCTGA
- the pth2 gene encoding peptidyl-tRNA hydrolase Pth2, whose product MKQAIVARADLGMGEGKLAAQVAHASLMAFEDADRRAANEWKGSGQKKVVLQANGESQLFELADEAEREGLPHAVVRDAGHTQLEPGTASALAVGPARDDLVDKVTGDLSLY is encoded by the coding sequence ATGAAACAGGCCATCGTCGCCCGCGCCGACCTGGGGATGGGCGAGGGGAAGCTCGCAGCGCAAGTCGCCCACGCGTCGCTCATGGCCTTCGAGGACGCCGACCGCCGAGCCGCCAACGAGTGGAAGGGCAGCGGCCAGAAGAAGGTCGTCCTCCAAGCGAACGGCGAGTCACAGCTGTTCGAACTTGCCGACGAGGCCGAGCGCGAGGGGCTGCCCCACGCCGTGGTTCGGGACGCCGGCCACACCCAGTTGGAACCCGGGACCGCCAGCGCGCTGGCCGTCGGACCCGCCCGCGACGACCTCGTCGACAAGGTCACCGGCGACCTCTCGCTGTACTGA
- a CDS encoding glycoside hydrolase family 43 protein: MPSNPVLPGFHPDPSICRVDETFYLATSSFEYFPGLPLYRSETLTDWEPIGHALTRESQLDTREARISGGIFAPTLRHHDGTFYVTSTNTSGGGHFVVTADDPAGEWSDPVSVDAPGIDPDLFWDEDTCYFTYFTTDTDRGIEQAEIDPETGELGEQRTVWTGHEDPHAEAPHLYERDGTYYLVVAEGGTSTGHSVMVGRSDDPTGPFESHPDNPILTHRDDFYRDVHATGHADLVTDADGNWWLVCLGTRPRGGFPGWHHLGRETFLAPVSWDEGWPVVADGALPSEIDAAALPGEATPASAGSDPVEHTDTDFSEGRSHEWCYRRTPDRDRYAFTDDGLVLRGGPESLDEPGTTFLARRQTNFDCRIRADLAFDPDPGEEAGLALVMDEGHHYEVGVQRSDGADGSVAVVRVTIGDATDVLARGPVGERVTLGVDATAETYEFRVDGEVVAEARPKYLSTEVAGGFTGVVVGPYAVAESGPAEATPARVERFVYELADG; encoded by the coding sequence ATGCCATCGAATCCCGTCCTCCCCGGTTTTCACCCCGACCCCTCGATATGTCGGGTCGACGAGACGTTCTACCTGGCGACGAGTTCCTTCGAGTACTTCCCCGGCCTGCCGCTCTACCGGAGCGAGACCCTGACCGACTGGGAACCGATCGGCCACGCGCTCACGCGCGAGTCGCAACTCGACACCCGCGAGGCGCGGATATCCGGCGGGATCTTCGCGCCCACCCTGCGCCACCACGACGGCACGTTCTACGTCACGTCGACGAACACGAGCGGCGGCGGCCACTTCGTCGTCACCGCCGACGATCCGGCGGGCGAGTGGTCCGACCCCGTCTCCGTCGACGCGCCCGGCATCGACCCCGACCTGTTCTGGGACGAGGACACCTGCTATTTCACCTACTTCACGACCGACACCGACCGCGGGATCGAGCAGGCCGAGATCGACCCCGAGACGGGCGAACTGGGCGAACAGCGCACCGTCTGGACTGGCCACGAGGACCCCCACGCCGAGGCGCCGCACCTCTACGAGCGCGACGGAACGTACTACCTCGTCGTCGCCGAGGGCGGGACCAGCACCGGCCACTCCGTGATGGTCGGCCGGAGCGACGACCCGACGGGCCCCTTCGAGTCCCATCCCGACAACCCGATCCTTACCCATCGCGACGACTTCTACCGCGACGTGCACGCGACGGGCCACGCCGACCTCGTGACCGACGCCGACGGGAACTGGTGGCTGGTCTGCCTGGGCACCCGCCCGCGCGGCGGCTTCCCCGGGTGGCACCATCTGGGTCGCGAGACGTTCCTCGCGCCGGTGTCCTGGGACGAGGGCTGGCCCGTCGTCGCGGACGGGGCGCTCCCGTCCGAGATCGACGCGGCCGCGCTGCCGGGCGAGGCCACCCCTGCGAGCGCCGGGTCGGACCCGGTCGAGCACACCGACACCGACTTTTCCGAGGGACGAAGCCACGAGTGGTGCTACCGGCGGACGCCCGACCGGGACCGCTACGCGTTCACCGACGACGGGCTCGTCCTCCGCGGCGGTCCCGAGTCGCTGGACGAACCCGGGACGACGTTCCTCGCCCGTCGGCAGACGAACTTCGACTGCCGGATCCGCGCCGACCTGGCGTTCGACCCCGACCCCGGCGAGGAGGCGGGGCTGGCGCTCGTCATGGACGAGGGGCACCACTACGAGGTCGGGGTCCAGCGTAGCGACGGTGCGGACGGATCGGTGGCCGTCGTCCGCGTCACGATCGGCGACGCGACCGACGTGCTCGCCCGCGGGCCGGTCGGCGAGCGAGTGACCCTCGGCGTCGACGCGACGGCGGAGACCTACGAGTTCCGCGTCGACGGCGAAGTCGTCGCCGAGGCGCGCCCGAAGTACCTCTCGACGGAGGTCGCGGGCGGGTTCACCGGCGTGGTGGTCGGCCCCTACGCCGTCGCCGAGAGCGGCCCGGCCGAAGCCACGCCCGCTCGCGTCGAGCGGTTCGTCTACGAACTCGCGGACGGATAG
- the psmB gene encoding archaeal proteasome endopeptidase complex subunit beta has protein sequence MSRFTDPLTGADAVGDPTAPELTDGFGEAGEPGGANAGDRDEGTVNKTGTTTVGIATDDGVVVATDRRASLGGRFVSNKSVQKVEQVHPTGVLTLVGSVGGAQSFIRTLRSEADLYEVRKGESISIGALATLAGNFARGGPFFAINPILAGVDEEGSHVYSIDPAGGVMADDYTVTGSGMQLAYGTIEGEYDEAMSMADARDLAVRAVEAASERDTGSGNGVYVAEVTGDGVDIEGFDDTDAALAER, from the coding sequence ATGAGTAGATTCACCGACCCGCTGACCGGCGCCGACGCCGTCGGCGACCCGACCGCGCCCGAGCTCACCGACGGGTTCGGCGAGGCGGGCGAACCCGGCGGCGCGAACGCGGGAGACCGCGACGAGGGTACGGTCAACAAGACCGGGACGACCACGGTCGGGATCGCGACCGACGACGGCGTCGTCGTCGCGACGGACCGGCGCGCCTCCCTCGGTGGGCGGTTCGTCTCGAACAAGTCGGTCCAGAAGGTCGAGCAGGTCCACCCGACCGGCGTGCTGACGCTCGTCGGGAGCGTCGGCGGCGCCCAGTCGTTCATCCGGACGCTCCGTTCGGAGGCAGACCTCTACGAGGTGCGCAAAGGTGAGTCGATCAGCATCGGTGCGCTCGCGACGCTGGCGGGCAACTTCGCCCGCGGCGGGCCCTTCTTCGCCATCAACCCGATCCTCGCCGGCGTCGACGAGGAGGGCAGTCACGTCTACAGTATCGACCCCGCCGGCGGCGTCATGGCCGACGACTACACGGTGACGGGCTCGGGCATGCAACTCGCCTACGGGACCATCGAGGGCGAGTACGACGAGGCGATGAGCATGGCCGACGCTCGCGACCTGGCCGTGCGAGCGGTCGAGGCCGCCAGCGAGCGCGACACCGGCTCGGGCAACGGTGTCTACGTCGCGGAGGTCACCGGCGACGGCGTCGACATCGAGGGCTTCGACGACACCGACGCGGCGCTGGCCGAGCGGTAG